The following are from one region of the Mauremys mutica isolate MM-2020 ecotype Southern chromosome 22, ASM2049712v1, whole genome shotgun sequence genome:
- the CLDN25 gene encoding putative claudin-25, giving the protein MAWSCNTKVHLGGIFLSFFGWVSSCVVTFVPLWKNLNLDLNEMEIWTMGLWQVCVMQEEGTMECKSYESFLALPLDLRVSRILMFLSNGSGLLGFLISSCGLDCCKAWEEKTALKKQLTLCGGVIFGISGIMTLIPVSWLAYNTVNEFWDETVPEIVPRWEFGEAMFLGWFAGFFLVVGGLLIICSTCLKGTEMTTMPLAACREPTQVQGPLAMRHWSQHSHPKNADLVI; this is encoded by the coding sequence ATGGCTTGGAGCTGTAACACCAAGGTTCACCTGGGAGGAATATTTCTCTCATTCTTTGGATGGGTCTCATCCTGCGTTGTGACTTTTGTGCCACTCTGGAAGAATCTCAACCTGGACTTGAATGAAATGGAGATCTGGACCATGGGGCTTTGGCAAGTCTGCGTAATGCAAGAGGAAGGCACTATGGAGTGTAAAAGCTATGAGTCtttcttggctctgccattggACCTCAGGGTGTCCAGGATTTTGATGTTCCTCTCTAATGGATCAGGACTCCTTGGATTCTTGATCTCCAGTTGTGGGCTGGACTGTTGCAAGGCCTGGGAAGAAAAAACAGCTCTAAAGAAACAACTAACGCTTTGCGGAGGAGTGATTTTTGGCATCTCAGGAATTATGACCCTCATTCCAGTTTCCTGGCTTGCCTATAACACTGTAAATGAATTCTGGGATGAAACTGTCCCAGAAATTGTACCTAGATGGGAATTTGGGGAAGCAATGTTCCTGGGCTGGTTTGCTGGATTTTTCCTTGTAGTAGGCGGGCTGCTCATCATCTGCTCAACCTGTTTGAAAGGGACGGAAATGACAACGATGCCTTTAGCAGCTTGCCGTGAACCAACACAGGTGCAAGGTCCATTAGCAATGCGACACTGGAGCCAACATTCACATCCCAAAAACGCCGACCTGGTAATCTAA